A single window of Acanthopagrus latus isolate v.2019 chromosome 1, fAcaLat1.1, whole genome shotgun sequence DNA harbors:
- the LOC119025444 gene encoding prostaglandin D2 receptor 2 — MYKVFRIKTSASMGAPSPLDTNSKSFFFFSVFCHFSFRELMSNTSEPSRGQQFCPLLLSMMTHSHNNTETNTMLVCFHGLVSCLGIMENALILWVVGFRLQRRTVTSVWVLNLAMSDFLTTLTLPLFTMYLQAKHSWDLGNGLCKAQASIFFVNMFVSAFLLAAISVDRCLLVAKPVWSQNHRSVAGAWKVCALGWLWAAINTLPYFVFRAVNTAGGRKLCYHHFAMYPSSQDSLKRDCEVRQAATAISKSLLAFLFPLVVIAGSYIHIAVSLWNRSKRRKQSDTIVPNALIESNKDGESGTANTPQTTKTTNISLKPRAPSLSVFKSTPSLSPTTCNQPSQSLLSQSFTKMVTFVIAAFALCWAPYHIFCILEVAAHYNFNLLNKVEVGLPMATTFAFLNSVLNPILYVFSCPNFSVRIRQSLGAVFDVLVDERALMMSPRRTVIAQIKRRCSRDLGLETQKLSCSTPVPRQESKTEEELEC; from the coding sequence ATGTATAAAGTATTCAGGATTAAAACAAGTGCAAGCATGGGTGCACCTTCACCTCTTGACACTAACTCtaaatcgtttttttttttttccgttttctgtcatttttctttcagagagTTGATGTCGAACACCTCAGAGCCCTCAAGGGGGCAGCAGTTCTGTCCCCTGCTACTGAGCATGATGACCCAcagccacaacaacacagaaaccaATACGATGTTGGTTTGCTTCCATGGTCTGGTGTCCTGTCTGGGGATTATGGAGAACGCCCTGATCCTCTGGGTGGTGGGCTTTCGCCTGCAGCGCCGCACCGTGACCTCCGTCTGGGTGCTCAACTTGGCCATGTCTGACTTCCTAACGACGCTGACGCTGCCCCTCTTCACCATGTACCTGCAAGCCAAACACAGCTGGGACCTTGGCAATGGACTTTGCAAAGCACAGGCTTCCATCTTCTTTGTGAACATGTTTGTGTCAGCCTTCCTGTTGGCAGCCATTTCAGTGGACCGCTGCCTTCTGGTGGCCAAGCCAGTGTGGAGCCAGAACCATCGCTCAGTGGCAGGAGCATGGAAGGTGTGTGCATTGGGTTGGCTGTGGGCAGCGATCAATACACTACCTTACTTCGTGTTCCGCGCAGTGAATACAGCAGGTGGGAGGAAACTGTGCTATCATCATTTCGCCATGTATCCGTCCTCTCAAGACTCTCTGAAGAGAGACTGCGAAGTGAGACAGGCAGCAACAGCCATTTCCAAGTCGCTGCTAGCATTCCTGTTCCCCCTGGTGGTGATTGCCGGGAGCTACATCCACATTGCTGTAAGCCTGTGGAACAGAAGcaagaggaggaagcagagtgACACTATCGTCCCTAATGCCCTTATTGAGTCAAACAAAGACGGAGAATCAGGCACAGCAAATACCCCTCAAAccacaaaaaccacaaacatatCTCTCAAGCCTCGAGCCCCCAGTCTATCTGTATTCAAGTCAACTCCTTCCCTTTCCCCCACCACCTGTAATCAGCCCAGCCAAAGTCTGCTGTCCCAGAGCTTCACTAAGATGGTGACATTTGTGATTGCAGCATTTGCACTGTGTTGGGCTCCCTATCACATCTTCTGCATACTCGAGGTGGCAGCCCACTACAACTTTAACCTCCTCAACAAGGTGGAGGTGGGGCTGCCCATGGCCACAACCTTTGCATTCTTGAATTCAGTGCTGAACCCCATTCTGTACGTCTTCAGCTGCCCAAACTTCAGCGTGAGAATACGACAGAGTCTTGGAGCAGTGTTTGACGTTCTGGTAGATGAAAGAGCGTTAATGATGAGTCCAAGAAGAACTGTAATAGCACAAATTAAGCGGAGGTGCAGTCGAGATTTGGGGCTTGAAACACAAAAGCTATCCTGTTCAACTCCTGTCCCAAGACAAGAATCAAAAACTGAGGAGGAACTTGAGTGCTAA